The genomic DNA TGAAGAAATGCTCTGCGATGCATGTTCGAACCTCGCCGATGAAGTGAGGCGCATCTTTCGTCGGCGCGGAACACCCCCGCAATGACCTGCAAGGTCATGGGCGCGCGCAGGCCGGCCGACCTATGATCCGCTTCGGATCATCCAGGGAACCGCCCGTATGTCGTCCACCCACGTCACGCCCGTTGGATCGTTGCTGCGCGAATGGCGCACGACCCGGCGCATGAGCCAGCTCGATCTCGCGCTGACAGCGGAGATCTCGGCCCGACATCTCAGTTGCCTGGAAACGGGCAAGGCGCAGCCCAGCCGCGAGATGGTCATCCGGCTCGCCGACACGCTCGGCGTGCCGTTGCGCGAACGCAACACCTGGCTGGTTGCCGCCGGCTACGCGCCGTTCTATCCCGAGCGTCAACTGGCCGCGCCGGAGCTCGCCCAGGTGCGCCACGCGATCGAGTGCATCCTCGAACAACAGGAACCCTACCCGGCCTTCGTGCTCAATCGTCACTGGGAGGTGCTGATGGCCAACGGCGCCGCCGCACGCATCAACCGCTTCGTCATGCGCGGACGCGAAAGCAGCCACACCAACATGCTGCGGCAGATCTTCGATCCGAACGACTTCCGTCAGGTGATCGTCAACTGGGAAGAGATTGCCAGCGAACTGCTGCGCCATCTGCATAACGAAGTGGCCTCGTCGCCTTCGGATCAGCAAGCGCGCGCGTTGCTGGACGAGATACTGGCCTATCCGGATGTGCCCGTGTCCTGGCGACAACTATCGACAGAGAAAATCCCCTCACCGCTGATGACCACGGTTCTGCAACGCGACGATCAACGGCTGAGCTTCTTCTCGACCATCACCACGTTCGGTACGCCACGCGACGTGACGCTCGACGATCTGCATATCGAGTCGTGCTTTCCCGTCGATGAAGAAACGGCGGCGTTCTGTCAGATGTTGAAGCGCAAGGATCCTTAGACCGTCAACTCGCTGCGCATGGGCAACGACCAGTCGATCGGCGCCTGCCCATGTTCGGTCAGATACTGATTGGCGGCGGAGAAATGACCGCAGCCGAGAAACCCGCGATGCGCGGACAGCGGCGAGGGATGCACCGATTTCAGGACACGATGCTTGCGCGTGTCGATCAGCTGACCCTTCTTCTGCGCATACGATCCCCACAGCATGAACACGATGTCCTCGCGTTCGCGATTAAGTGCGTCGATCGCGGCATCGGTAAAACCTTCCCAGCCCTTGCCTTGATGCGCATTGGCCATGCCACGCTCCACCGTCAACACGGCGTTGAGCAGCAGCACGCCACGATCCGCCCAAGGCGTCAGGCAACCGTGATCGGGCGATGCGATGCCCAGATCACGCTGGATCTCCTTGAAGATGTTCTGCAACGACGGCGGCGTCTGCACGCCGGGGCGTACCGAGAAACACAGACCATGCGCCTGATTCGGGCCGTGATAGGGATCCTGCCCAAGAATCACCACGCGCACCGCATCGAACGGCGTGTGATCGAAGGCCGCGAAAATATCCGGCCCGGGCGGATAGATCACCTTGCCGGCCTGCTTCTCGGCGCGCAGAAATGCGGAGAGCGCCTGCATCTCGGGACGCTCGAGATAATCGCCGATGCGCGCCTTCCACGAAGGCTCCAGCTTCACCCGTTCGTTGCTCATGCGGTAGCGCTGCGCTCACGCAAATGGCGGGCAACGCGCAACTGGAACAGCAACTTGGTAATCAACAATTTTTCCTCGATCGGTTTCTCGACCAGATCGTTGGCGCCCGCTCTCAGCAGGGCCGCCTGATTGGCCGGGTTTTCGTCGCCTGTCATCACCAGCACCGGCAACGAGCCTTTGCTGTAACCGTAATCGCGACGTATGCGATCGAGCAAGTCGCCGCCGGTCAGCTCGCCTTTAAGGCTGACGTCGGTCAGCACGATATCCGCACCGACGATGCCTTGCGCACGCGCCGTCTCCAGCATGGCGAGCGCATCTTCGGCGCTGATCACATGGCGCACGGTGAGGCCGTATTTCTCCAGCATCCGACGCGTCGCCAACGCGACCACGCGGCTGTCCTCGACGTAAAGCACCTCGCCGTCGGCCATGCTTTCGGGCCGCACATAGCCGCGAATGAATTCGCCCAGCGCCTGAAAGCCCAGTGATTTGTCGAAGTAGTCGGTGACGTGCTCGCCGAGCGTGCGCCGGTGCAGGCGATCGTCGACGTCACCGGAAACAACCACGATGGGAATGTAGATCTGCGGCGCGAACTCCCGCACATAACGCGCCAGCTCCAGGCCATCCATATCGGGCAGCCGCAGCGACACGGTAATGAAATCGAACACGCCGCTTTCGAGCAGCTTGTGTGCCTCGGCGCCGGTACCGCAGCCGACCACGTCGGCTCCAGGCAACTCGGCATTGAGCACGCGCGTGATCAACTGCCGCACGACCTTGGAACCGTCCACCACCAATACACGCGGTGCCGCACTAACGACACGATTACTGAAACTTGCACTCATCCGCAGCCCGCCCATCGGAAACGCGACGCTTGAAGAATCCCGGGCAAACACCCCCGTGCGCCCGTCGAGACATGCATCTTGCCTTGTTCCGCGCCCGGATGCCTGCGACCTGAGTCGCCGCCCGGCCCATCCGGGCTGTTACACGGCCTTACGTAACTGCCACGCGCTCATCAGGCGCGCACCCAGCCAACCCAGCACGGCCGCACCCACCGGCACCGCCGCCAGCAGCCACCAGGGCAGCCCGCCGACCTGTAGTTTGCCGTCGTAAGCGTGACTCAACTGTGTCACTGGGTCGACCAGGGCAAATTCGACCACCAGGGCGACCCCGGCGGCGATGATGCCGCTGAGCAGGCCATACCAGATGCCTGCATACAGATAGGGCCGGCGCACGAAGGCGCGGCTGGCCCCGACCAGCATCAGTACATCGATCTCTTCGGCACGGCTGGAGATATCCACGCGCACCGTATTGGCGACCACCAGCAACGCCGCCAGCGCCAGCATGGCGGCGAGCACCAGCACGGTACGGTTGCCGACCGCCAGCAACGCGTCCAGCCGTTGGCGCCAGCTACCGGCGTCCTGCACCTGATCGATACCGTGCATGGCGCGCATGTCGGTCACCAGGCGTTCGACGCCATCGGCACCGATATCGGGCTTGGGCATCACCTCGAGCACATACGGCAGCGGATTTTCGTCCAGCGTATGGAGCGCCGTGCCGAAGCCCTGCATCTTGGCCAGCTCATCCATGCCTTGCTGGGGCGTCTTGACCCCGACGGCGGCAACGTCGACACGTTCGCGCAAGGTGGTGGCCAGCGCTTCGACCGCGGCACCGGCCTGGCCCGGTTTCAGGAATGCGCTGACGGCCTGATTCTGGCCCAGCGCATCGCCCAGGTTCTGGACGTTGGCGAGCAGCAGGTAGAAGGCCAGCGGCAGCGCCAGGGCCAGACCCATCACCGCGATGGTGAGAAACGTGCCCAACGGCCGCGAGAACAGTCGACGTAGGCTGGCCGCCGCGCTCCAGCCGTGATGCTCGCGCCAGCTGGCGACCGGGCGGCCACGGCTGCGCTCGGTACGCGGTGCGATATCGAGCTGATCATTCGGATGCTGATCCATGCTTACAGCACCTCCTGCGCGGCCACGTCGGCGACCAGCCGGCCGTGATCGAGTACGACCACGCGCTTTTTCATCTTCTTGATCAGCGGCAGGTCATGGCTGGCGACCAGCACGGTCGTGCCGACATTCTGGAATTCCGCGAACAGACCCATGATTTCCATCGCTAGCTGCGGATCGAGATTGCCGGTCGGCTCATCGGCGATCAGTAGCGAAGGCTTGGCGACGATCGCACGCGCGATACCCACGCGCTGCTGTTCACCGGCCGAAAGCGAATCGGGCAGCTGGCGCTCGTAGGCAAGCAGGCCGACTTTTTCCAGCGCGGCGCGCACGCGGCGACCACGCTCCTGTGGCGCTACGCCACCGATGACCAGCGGCAGCTCCACGTTGGCGAAAACGGTGCGTTCCATCAGCAGGCGGTGATCCTGGAAAACCATGCCGATCCGGCGACGCAGCTTGGGAATGCCGCCGCGCCCGACTTTGGCCAGGCTCTGTCCATCCATCATGATCACGCCGTGCGATGGGCGCTCGATCAGGCCGAGCAGCTTGAGCAGCGTGCTCTTGCCGGCGCCGGAATGCCCGGTGACGAAGGCCATTTCGCCATCGGCGACCTCGAACGAAAGTTGGGATAGCGCTTCATGGCCACCCTCATAGCGTTTGCTGACTTGTTCGAAGCGAATCACGCAAATCCCCCGGCCTGTTTGCCGACAGTGGAAAGGATAAGCGGCGGTAAGGAAAACTTCGAGAGATTTTCCGTCGCTGACCTGGCGAGCGAAAGACGCTGGACCCCGGCATGCACCGGGGCGACGAACCATGGAAAGCAGCGGCAAAACCCGCCTGCACCGTCGCCCCGGCGAACGCCGGGGCGCAGTGCCTTTATCAACGCCCGGTAAACAACCGCGTCAGACGACGGAAGAAACCCGGCTTCTTCGGTGCGGTGTGCTCGCCGGCGTGTGCCGCTGCGGTGGCAACAACCTGGCGCGAACGACCGTTGCCGGCCTGCTCGCCACCGTTACGCGGCGGACGACGCTCGCCACGCGGGCGATCGTTGTTGCGCTCGCTCGGCGCAGCGGCGGCGCTGCCGTTGCTGTTTTGCACCTGCGCGGCATCGCCCTCGCGACGACGACCACGACCGCCACGGCGACGACGGCGCTTGCGCTCCGCCTCGCCCGCCACGGAAGCGGCATCGCCCGCGGGCGCAGCCACCGGCGCAACCGTCGCTGGTGCGGCGGCCGGCTTGCGCTCGGTACGCTCGCGCCTTTCGCCGTCGCGCGGCTTGCGCGAATCGCCACCGCGGCCGCCTTCGCGGCGTGAACGGCCACCGGGACCGCCGCTGTCCTTCTTCTCGCGCGCAATGACCTTGTCGCCGAACTCGGCGCTATCGGCCGCGGCATGGGCCACGAACTGCTCGTCGATCTGCTTGGGCTTGGGCATCACCAGCAATTCGGGATCGATCGCCGCGACCGGGATACGTTGCCCGATATAGGTTTCGATATCCGGCAGCGACATCGCATACAGGTCGCAGGCGAAGCTGATCGCATCGCCCTCGGCACCCAGACGCGCGGTACGGCCGATGCGATGCACATAATCCTCGGCATCCTGCGGCAGGTCGTAATTGAATACGTGGCTGACCGCCGGGATATGCAGGCCGCGTGCGGCCACATCGGTGCACACCAGCATGTCGAGCTGGCCTTCCTGGAAGCGCTGCAGCAACTTCTGGCGCTTCAACTGCGGCACGTCGCCCGACAAGGCACCGACGCGATAACCCTGGCGCTTCACGCGGTCGGTCACGCGCTCGGCGGCCGCCTTGGTGTTGACGAAGATGATGCTGCGCTCGGCGCTGGTGCGCTCAAGCAGGTTGAGCAGCAACGGCATCTTTTCTTCTTTCGAAGGGAAGAACACCTGCTGACGCACGCGATCGGCGGTGACGTTTTCGGTTTCGACCGCCAGCTTCTCGGCGTTATGCATGTGCTCGTATGCGAGCTCCAGCACGCGATGGCTGAGCGTGGCCGAGAACAGCAGCACCTGGCGCTGTTCGCGCGCCGGCAGGCGGCGGAAGATGAAACGCACGTCCTTGATGAAGCCCAGGTCGAACATGCGATCGGCTTCGTCGATCACCATCACTTCGACGCCGTTGAAGCCGAAGACCTGCTGCTTGTAGTAATCGAGCAGGCGGCCGGGCGTGGCGATGATGATGTCGCAGCCGTCTTTCAATTGCTGGCGCTGCTTGTCGTAATCGACGCCGCCATAAATCAGTGCGGTGCGCAGGCCAGTGTGGCGACCGATCGCCTTGGCGTCCTTTTCGATCTGGATGGCCAGCTCGCGGGTCGGCGCGATCACCAGCGCGCGCGGATCGCTGTCCTTGCGCTCGGCCACGGCCGGGCGGGTCAGCAGGCGATTCATCATCGCCACCAGGAAGGCGCAGGTCTTGCCGGTACCGGTCTGGGCCTGGCCCGCGACGTCGCGGCCGGCCAGGGCCATCGGCAGGGTCAATGCCTGGATCGGGGTGCAGCGGGTAAAACCGGATTCGTCCAGGCCCTGCTGCAGTAGAGGATGAAGGTCGAAATTGGTGAAAAAGGTATCAGTGAGTACGGTTTGGGACATTAGAGGTATCGAATGGGGGTGCAGACGGCGCGTAAACGGCGTCCGGTCCCGCGACAATAAAGATCGGCCCGGGACGGGTGGATGAGGCGGCGCGTATGGAGATGAAGGCGCCGCACGGCGGGCGCGGCGGCTCCGCTGGCATAGGTGAAAGGACTCGCCGTCTTCCCCGAAAGACAAATCCTTAGCGGCGACAAGGACTTGGAAGCCTTCTCACCTATGTCAACGGAACCGTCCGTTGCCGCCCTTGAATCACCTGGGTCCTGTCCTTAACTTACAGAGCAGTGGAGGTCCTTGCCTACCGGCATGGCCTCTAAAGACCGACCCCGCGCTTCATGGGCACCCCAGTGTAGCTGATGCAGGCCGCGCGGTCGTCAATACCCCCTACCCCTGGAGATTCCGGTGAGCGATTTGATTACCCATGTGAGCGACGACGGCTTCGAGCAGGAAGTGCTCCAGTCCGATACCCCGGTATTGCTGGACTTCTGGGCGGAGTGGTGCGGTCCGTGCAAGGCCATCGCCCCGGCCCTGGAAGAGCTGGCCCAGCAGTACGAAGGCAAGCTGCGCATCGCCAAGATCAATATCGACCACAACCAGAAGACCCCCCGCACCTACAACGTGCGCGGCATCCCGACCCTGATGATCTTCAAGAACGGCAAGGTCGAAGCCACCCAGATCGGCGCCGTCAGCAAGGGCGCGCTGGCTCAGTTGATCGAGAAGACGATCTAAGTTTTTAAAGCGACGAGGGGCGGGGAACCTGTGTTCCCCGCCCTGGAAACGGCCCGGACATCACGTTTCGGGCTTTTTGAACGCCTCTTTCGCCCCAGCCGCTTTACGTAGCCGCGCGGCGAGTGCTAGATTGAATACGTCAGTCGGGACCTCGCTGTCCCCCGCGCGCTTCGCGCCGACGACAATCACACCCTCCTTCCTGTAATTACGGCGCCCCCACGAGGTTTGCCCGTGTCCGATATCATCGATACCAAAGAATCCAACGACGCAACCAGCGCCGATGCCAAACCGGCATCCGAAACGCCGCGTACCCGAGCACCGCGCAAATCCGCGGCAGCGGCGGCGGCCAGCGCTGAAAGCACCCGCCCGGAGAAATCCGCGAGCGACATTCCCGCCGAGCGCCCCGCCCCTGCGGCAGAGCGTTCCGCACCAGTCGACGCTCCCGCCCCTGTGCAGGCCAGCCTGCCAGTCGAGCAGCCGAACCAAAACGCCTCTGGCGACAACAATGCGCCACGCCCGCAGACCGAAGCCCGCGAGGGCGGCCAGCAACAAGGTGGCCAGGGTCAGCACCAGGGCGGCGGTTTCCAGAATCGCAACGACCGCAATGACCGAAACGATCGCGGTCGCCGCCGCCGCCATGAGCGCAACGATCGCAACGAGCGCGGGCCTGAGCGTGGCAACAACAATCCCAATCCGCAGCAGCGCAACCAGGGCGGCGGCAACAACCACCCGCGCAACAACAACGGCTTGCCGGTGGACGACGATTACGCCGATGCCGGCAGCAACGATCGCCTGATCAACCTCACCGAGCTCAAGCGCAAGAACGCGATCCAGCTGCTGGAATTCGCCGAATCGCTGGGTATCCAGGAAGGCGTCGCACGTGCACGCAAGCAGGATGTGGTCTTCAATATCTTGAAGGCTCACGCTCGCTCCGGCGGTGGCATCTGGGCCGAAGGCGTGCTGGAAATCCTGCAGGACGGCTTCGGCTTCCTGCGCTCGGCCGATGAGTCCTACCTGGCAGGCCCGGACGACATCTACGTGTCGCCCAGCCAGATCCGCCGCTTCAACCTGCGCACCGGCGACTACATCACCGGACGCGTGCGTCACCCGAAGGAAGGCGAGCGTTACTTCGCCATGCTCAAGGTCGACGACATCAACGGCGATCCGCCGGAAGCGTCGAAGAACAAGCTGCTGTTCGAAAACCTGACTCCGCTGTTCCCGCGCAAGTCGTTCAAGCTCGAGCGCGGCAACGGTTCGACCGAGGACATCACCGGCCGTATTCTCGACCTGGTGGCGCCGATCGGCCGCGGCCAGCGCGGCCTGATCGTGTCGCAGCCCAAGTCCGGTAAGACGATGATGCTGCAGAACATCGCGCAGGCCATCCAGTACAACCATCCTGACGTCCATCTGATCATGCTGTTGATCGACGAGCGTCCGGAAGAAGTCACCGAAATCGCGCGCACCGTGCGCGCCGAAGTGATCAGCTCCACCTTCGACGAACCGGCCGTGCGCCACGTGCAGGTCGCCGAAATGGTGATCGAGCGCGCCAAGCGCCTGGTCGAGCACAAGAAGGACGTAGTGATCCTGCTCGATTCGATCACCCGCCTCGCCCGCGCCTACAACACCGTGGTGCCGAGCTCCGGCAAGGTGCTCACCGGCGGTGTCGACGCCAACGCATTGCAGCGCCCGAAGCGCTTCTTCGGTGCGGCGCGTAACGTCGAAGAAGGCGGCTCGCTGACCATCATCGCCACCGCGCTGACCGACACGGGCAGCAAGATGGACGAGGTGATCTACGAAGAGTTCAAGGGCACGGGCAACATGGAAGTGCACCTGAGCCGCCGCATCTCCGAAAAGCGCGTCTACCCGGCCATCGACATCAACCGCTCCGGCACCCGCCGCGAAGACCTGCTGATCGACCCGGACTTGCTCGCCAAGATCTGGATCCTGCGCAAGCTGCTGCATCCGATGGACGAGCTGGCGGCGATGGAGTTCATGCTCGACAAGATGAAGAACACCAAGTCGAACGACGAGTTCTTCAATTCGATGAAGCGCTGAGCGCTGCATGCGAATCTAAAAAAGCCGCCTTTGGGCGGCTTTTTTTGCCTGCCGATTCGACATCGTGTTGGCATGTGCGCGATGTACTCTGGTTCCGTCGTCCACCAGACTCAGGGAATCTCGAAAACCCCTCCTAGTCGTCATCCCGGCGCAGGCCGGGACCCAGTGGCTTCGGTTTCCGGTTTTCGCGGCAGAGCTGATTCGTATTGGTTCTCGCGATAACCGATCACAAAGTCACTGGGTCCCGGCCTGCGCCGGGATGACGATAGGGAAAACCGAGGTTATTCGAGTTCGCTTTTCAACCCGGAAGCCTATGGCCATGAATGCACCTGCAATCACGATCCGATCCGGCGAACTGGTCGCGCTACGCCTTTTCGATATCGCCTACGGCATCGATCTGACCCAGTCCGAATCGCTGTGGGCGGCGCACGTCGGCGGTACGACCAGCCGTACGCATCTGGCCAGCACGCCGACCAAGGCGATTGCCTTCGAGGTTCCGCCGCTGCGTCTTTCGCTCGATCCGATTGATTTGATGCTGGGCTCGGAGAAAGTCGTCACCGAAGCCTCGGTGCGCCTGTACGACTTCGGTGTGGCGGCACTCGCCGTGCGTGTCAAAGTCACCGACATCTCATGGGACACATTCGTCGAACGCTTCGACGCGCTCGATCAGGCAGCCGGACCCGATACACCAGCGCCGTTCTGGCTCACCTTGCTCGACCATGTTCGCGAGGTGATCGCGCCGGCGCTCGATCGACCGGCGCTGGATGCACGCCTGCAGGAAGACTATCTCCTGGGCAGCGTGTATGCATTCGATGAAGTAGTCGATGCCGCCTCGCTGAGTGAACGCGTCGATCTGATCCGTTTGCTGTCGGGTGAAACGCGCCCGCTTTCCGCAGCAGCCCGGCGGGATCTGCTTTCGCGCAGCTTTTCGTACTACGCCGACGACCTGGCCGTACTCACCTGGGATCGCGCCTTCATCTACGAACCGCGCGGCGACTCAGATGTCGCCGATGTCATCGAAGTGGCCAATGCACAGCTGGTCGAGTTTCGCTATTACGACACGCTGCTGGATGACGAATTGCCGCGCATGTACGACCGAGTGGAGGCCGCAAGACATCTGAGCTCGCTGTTTGCATCGCGCCGCTTTGCCCATCTTGCGAGGCACTTGCACACCCTGGTGGCCGAAGTGACCCAACTGACCGAAAAGGTCGACAACGCCCTGCAGGTCACCGAAGACGTCTATCTGTCGCGTGTATACAGCGCGGCGCTTGGGCTTTTCCGCGTTCCCACGCTCAATGCCTCGGTGGACCGCAAGCTGGCGATTATTCGCGATACCTATGCTGCCCTTTACGATGAGGCGTCCAGCCGACGTGCCGAGCTGCTGGAAATCATCATTATCGTCCTGATCATCACGGAAATCGCGGTGACGCTGCTGCTGCATTAGCCCGGACCCAGGTCCAGGCTGCCCTGGCCCTTTCCGCAGTCTTACGCGAGGCTTTCAATTATTTACGACGGAATCGGGAACAATGGCGACTTCAAAAACACCTTCCTGAGCCGTCCTGTCCTTATGCGCATCCTGCTTGTCGAAGATGATCCCCTGGTCGCCGATGCCGTGGTCCGTGGCCTGTCCGCGGAAGGCTATGCGGTCGACCATACGGGAACGGCCGAATCGGTTGCGGCGATGCTGGAAGGCGCGCATTACGACATGGCCATCATCGACCTGGGACTGCCCGGCGAAGACGGTTTCGGGCTGGTCCGACGCTTGCGCCGCTCGGGCAGCGCCCTGCCGATCCTGATCGCGACCGCGCGGGATGGCCTGGACGATCGGGTCAGCACGCTCGACCTGGGCGCCGACGACTACCTGGTCAAGCCCTTCGCCCTGCCGGAACTGGCGGCCCGCTGCCGCGCCCTGATCCGCCGCGCCACGGCGGCGACCTCGAACGAGCTCACCGTGGGGCTGCTGCGTATCGACCTGGCCGGCCGGCGCGTGCTCGATCGCGATGGGCGTGCGATCGAACTGACCCGGCGCGAATGGTCGATCCTGGAGTGCCTGGCGCATCACGGCGGCCGCGTGGTTAGCAAGGAGCGCCTGATCCAGGCGATTGCCGGCTGGGACGAGGACATCTCCAGCAACGCGATCGAAGTGCATGTCTCGCGCCTGCGCAGCAAGCTCGAAGGCTCGGCGACCGTGCGCGGCATCCGCGGGCTCGGTTACCGCCTTGAAGACATTTAAAGCGTGGCTACAACGCGTCGGCGCGAGCCTGCGCGGACGCTTGTTGATCTATCTGATCGGGCCGCTGCTGCTCCTGCTGGTGCTGGGCATCGCGGTCGATCATCGCGTCATCATTACGCCGATCTACAGCGCGTTCGATCGTTCGCTATCGCGTGCCGCAGTGGCGATCACCGCGCATATCCACCGCGCACCGGACGGCAGCCTGGACATCCCCCTGCCCGACCGGCCGCCACCGCCGTTGCGCTCGACCATCCACGAGCAGTTCTACTACCGGGTCAGCCGGCCCAGCGGCGAAACGGTGGCAGGGACGAATGATTTGCCAATCGTGCCTACAACGACCTCGCTCTCGCGCGATATGGCCTATGGCGATGTCACCTATCGGGGCGAGCTATTGCGTGCAGTCAGCTACCGTACCGATGAAGCAGGCGAGCCGTTGATCGTCACCGCGGCGGAAACGCCACATCGACGCGATCGCGCCATGCAACGCATGGATCTCGCCCTGGGCGTCAACGATACGGTGCAGATGCTGCTGACCCTGGCTGTCGCCCTGGCGGGTATCGCCATTGCGATGCGTCCGCTGCGTCGCCTGCAAGCTCAGATCTCGCGCAGTACACCGCAGACGCTTGAGCCGATGATGATCGACAAAGTGCCTTCGGAAGTGCAGCCGCTGGTCGATTCGCTCAACACCTTGCTGACCACGGTGCGCGACTCCAGCCTCGCGCAACAGCATTTTCTTGCCAATGCCGCCCACCAGTTGCGCACGCCGCTGACCGGCCTGAAGGCGCAGCTTGAAGTGCTTGGCCGCGAGGCCGCCGGCACGCCGCTGGAAGAACGAATCGAACGCCTGCACGGCGGCGTCGACCGTCTCGCCCATACGGCCAATCAGCTGCTGGCGCTGGCACGCGCGGAACCGTCAGCGCACCGCGCCAGTCACTTCGGCTCGATCGATATCGCCGCCCTGATTGGCGACATCATCGGCAGCTCGCTCGATCGCGCGATCGAACGCGATATCGATCTTGGCGCCGAATGTCAGCCGGCACACGTGCTCGGTGTCTATTGGTTGCTGCACGAGCTGTTGCTCAACTTGCTCGACAACGCATTGCAATACACGCCGCCGGGCGGACACGTCACCCTGCGTTGCGGCGTGGACGAGGGCATACCGTTCCTCGAAGTGGAAGACGATGGTCCCGGCATCCCGCCGGCCGAACGCGAGCGGGTGCGCGAACGCTACTACCGTGGCACCGGTAGCGAAGGCGACGGGACCGGCCTGGGATTGGCGATCGTCGACGAGGCGGCCAAGGCCCACAGCGGTCGTTTCCTGATCCTCGACGGCCAGCGCGGACACGGTGTGCGCATGCGCATCGAATTCCCGCGCGAGGGTGGCTAGGCGCCGCTCTCCAGGCGCAAGCTTTCACGCCCGCCGGACTGCCCCGCTGTCATCCGCTTGGGCGTTTCAGGCCCTACAATCACTTCTTCCGGTCGCCGGCCCTGGACGGCCTTTGAAATCGCCACTCCCACCCCCATAGGGAGTGGCTGCCCAGACGAGGAGTCACCCGTGTCCATTCCCAGTGCCGTCAAGAGCACGCCGATCGGCAGCCGCCAGCAGCTTGCCGATTACCTCGCCGCCGGCGAAAAGCCGCGCGAAGCCTGGCGCATCGGCACCGAGCACGAGAAATTCGGTTTCCGCAACGACGACTTGCGCCCACCCACCTTCGACGGCGACCGCGGCATTCGCGTACTGCTGGAGACCCTGGCCGTACGTTACGGCTGGGACGTGGCACGCGAGGGCGAGAACCCGGTAGCGCTATCGCGCGACAAAGCCTCGATCACCCTGGAGCCGGCAGGCCAGCTGGAACTGTCCGGCGCACCGCTGGAAACCATTCATCAGACCTGTTGCGAAGTGAATTCGCATCTGGAAGAAGTGCGTTCGGTCGCCGACGAGCTAGGCATCGGCTTTCTCGGCATGGGCTTCCAGCCCAAATGGCGCCGCGACGAAATGCCATGGATGCCCAAGGGCCGCTACAAGATCATGCGCGAGTACATGCCCAAGGTCGGCTCGCTCGGCCTGGACATGATGACGCGTACCTGCACCGTGCAGGTGAACCTCGATTTCTCCAGCGAAGCGGACATGGTGAAGAAATTTCGCGCCAGTCTCGCCCTGCAACCGATCGCCACGGCACTGTTTGCCGATTCACCGTTTACGGAAGGACGTCCAAACGGTTATCTGTCCTATCGCTCGCACGTATGGACCGATACCGACAAGGATCGTACGGGCATGCT from Dyella sp. GSA-30 includes the following:
- the trxA gene encoding thioredoxin TrxA, with the protein product MSDLITHVSDDGFEQEVLQSDTPVLLDFWAEWCGPCKAIAPALEELAQQYEGKLRIAKINIDHNQKTPRTYNVRGIPTLMIFKNGKVEATQIGAVSKGALAQLIEKTI
- a CDS encoding DEAD/DEAH box helicase gives rise to the protein MSQTVLTDTFFTNFDLHPLLQQGLDESGFTRCTPIQALTLPMALAGRDVAGQAQTGTGKTCAFLVAMMNRLLTRPAVAERKDSDPRALVIAPTRELAIQIEKDAKAIGRHTGLRTALIYGGVDYDKQRQQLKDGCDIIIATPGRLLDYYKQQVFGFNGVEVMVIDEADRMFDLGFIKDVRFIFRRLPAREQRQVLLFSATLSHRVLELAYEHMHNAEKLAVETENVTADRVRQQVFFPSKEEKMPLLLNLLERTSAERSIIFVNTKAAAERVTDRVKRQGYRVGALSGDVPQLKRQKLLQRFQEGQLDMLVCTDVAARGLHIPAVSHVFNYDLPQDAEDYVHRIGRTARLGAEGDAISFACDLYAMSLPDIETYIGQRIPVAAIDPELLVMPKPKQIDEQFVAHAAADSAEFGDKVIAREKKDSGGPGGRSRREGGRGGDSRKPRDGERRERTERKPAAAPATVAPVAAPAGDAASVAGEAERKRRRRRGGRGRRREGDAAQVQNSNGSAAAAPSERNNDRPRGERRPPRNGGEQAGNGRSRQVVATAAAHAGEHTAPKKPGFFRRLTRLFTGR
- the ftsE gene encoding cell division ATP-binding protein FtsE — encoded protein: MCVIRFEQVSKRYEGGHEALSQLSFEVADGEMAFVTGHSGAGKSTLLKLLGLIERPSHGVIMMDGQSLAKVGRGGIPKLRRRIGMVFQDHRLLMERTVFANVELPLVIGGVAPQERGRRVRAALEKVGLLAYERQLPDSLSAGEQQRVGIARAIVAKPSLLIADEPTGNLDPQLAMEIMGLFAEFQNVGTTVLVASHDLPLIKKMKKRVVVLDHGRLVADVAAQEVL
- the ung gene encoding uracil-DNA glycosylase, encoding MSNERVKLEPSWKARIGDYLERPEMQALSAFLRAEKQAGKVIYPPGPDIFAAFDHTPFDAVRVVILGQDPYHGPNQAHGLCFSVRPGVQTPPSLQNIFKEIQRDLGIASPDHGCLTPWADRGVLLLNAVLTVERGMANAHQGKGWEGFTDAAIDALNREREDIVFMLWGSYAQKKGQLIDTRKHRVLKSVHPSPLSAHRGFLGCGHFSAANQYLTEHGQAPIDWSLPMRSELTV
- the ftsX gene encoding permease-like cell division protein FtsX, whose protein sequence is MDQHPNDQLDIAPRTERSRGRPVASWREHHGWSAAASLRRLFSRPLGTFLTIAVMGLALALPLAFYLLLANVQNLGDALGQNQAVSAFLKPGQAGAAVEALATTLRERVDVAAVGVKTPQQGMDELAKMQGFGTALHTLDENPLPYVLEVMPKPDIGADGVERLVTDMRAMHGIDQVQDAGSWRQRLDALLAVGNRTVLVLAAMLALAALLVVANTVRVDISSRAEEIDVLMLVGASRAFVRRPYLYAGIWYGLLSGIIAAGVALVVEFALVDPVTQLSHAYDGKLQVGGLPWWLLAAVPVGAAVLGWLGARLMSAWQLRKAV
- a CDS encoding helix-turn-helix transcriptional regulator, which codes for MSSTHVTPVGSLLREWRTTRRMSQLDLALTAEISARHLSCLETGKAQPSREMVIRLADTLGVPLRERNTWLVAAGYAPFYPERQLAAPELAQVRHAIECILEQQEPYPAFVLNRHWEVLMANGAAARINRFVMRGRESSHTNMLRQIFDPNDFRQVIVNWEEIASELLRHLHNEVASSPSDQQARALLDEILAYPDVPVSWRQLSTEKIPSPLMTTVLQRDDQRLSFFSTITTFGTPRDVTLDDLHIESCFPVDEETAAFCQMLKRKDP
- a CDS encoding response regulator, whose translation is MSASFSNRVVSAAPRVLVVDGSKVVRQLITRVLNAELPGADVVGCGTGAEAHKLLESGVFDFITVSLRLPDMDGLELARYVREFAPQIYIPIVVVSGDVDDRLHRRTLGEHVTDYFDKSLGFQALGEFIRGYVRPESMADGEVLYVEDSRVVALATRRMLEKYGLTVRHVISAEDALAMLETARAQGIVGADIVLTDVSLKGELTGGDLLDRIRRDYGYSKGSLPVLVMTGDENPANQAALLRAGANDLVEKPIEEKLLITKLLFQLRVARHLRERSATA